One Streptomyces lincolnensis genomic region harbors:
- the mce gene encoding methylmalonyl-CoA epimerase codes for MLTRIDHIGIACFDLDKTVEFYRATYGFEVFHSEVNEEQGVREAMLKINETSDGGASYLQLLEPTRPDSTVAKWLDKNGEGVHHIAFGTADVDGDAAGIKDKGVRVLYEEPRRGSMGSRITFLHPKDCHGVLTELVTSAPVESPEH; via the coding sequence ATGCTGACGCGAATCGACCACATCGGGATCGCCTGCTTCGACCTCGACAAGACAGTCGAGTTCTACCGGGCCACGTACGGCTTCGAGGTGTTCCACTCCGAGGTCAACGAGGAGCAGGGCGTGCGCGAGGCCATGCTCAAGATCAACGAGACGTCCGACGGCGGGGCCTCCTACCTGCAGCTTCTGGAGCCGACCCGGCCGGATTCGACCGTCGCCAAGTGGCTCGACAAGAACGGCGAGGGTGTCCACCACATCGCTTTCGGTACGGCGGATGTGGACGGCGACGCCGCCGGCATCAAGGACAAGGGCGTACGCGTGCTGTACGAAGAGCCTCGGCGCGGCTCCATGGGGTCACGGATCACCTTCCTGCACCCCAAGGATTGCCATGGCGTACTGACAGAACTGGTCACTTCGGCGCCTGTTGAGTCACCTGAGCACTGA
- a CDS encoding acetyl-CoA C-acetyltransferase, with translation MTGSNSTTSVIVAGARTPMGRLLGSLKSFSGADLGGFAIKAALDRAGIGGDQVQYVIMGQVLQAGAGQIPARQAAVKAGIPMNVPALTINKVCLSGLDAIALADQLIRAGEFDIVVAGGQESMTNAPHLLPKSREGFKYGAIEMLDAMAHDGLTDAFENIAMGESTEKHNTRLGIDRARQDEIAALSHQRAAAAQKNGLFEAEITPVEIPQRKGEPVVFSQDEGIRAETTAESLGRLRPAFTKDGTITAGSSSQISDGAAAVVVMSKAKAQELGLDWIAEIGAHGNVAGPDNSLQSQPSNAILHALKKEGLDVSDLDLIEINEAFAAVAVQSMKDLAVSPERVNVNGGAIALGHPIGMSGARLVLHLALELKRRGGGVGAAALCGGGGQGDALIVRVPKA, from the coding sequence ATGACTGGATCGAACAGCACGACCTCCGTGATCGTCGCGGGCGCGCGGACGCCCATGGGACGGTTGCTGGGCTCGCTGAAGTCCTTCTCCGGGGCCGACCTCGGCGGCTTCGCGATCAAGGCCGCCCTCGACCGTGCGGGGATCGGTGGCGACCAGGTGCAGTACGTCATCATGGGCCAGGTGCTCCAGGCCGGGGCGGGGCAGATCCCGGCCCGTCAGGCCGCCGTCAAGGCCGGCATCCCGATGAACGTCCCGGCGCTCACCATCAACAAGGTGTGTCTGTCCGGCCTCGACGCCATCGCCCTGGCCGACCAGCTGATCCGCGCGGGCGAGTTCGACATCGTCGTCGCCGGCGGCCAGGAGTCCATGACCAACGCCCCCCACCTGCTGCCGAAGTCCCGCGAGGGCTTCAAGTACGGCGCCATCGAGATGCTCGACGCCATGGCCCACGACGGCCTCACCGACGCCTTCGAGAACATCGCCATGGGCGAGTCGACCGAGAAGCACAACACGCGCCTCGGGATCGACCGCGCGCGGCAGGACGAGATCGCCGCCCTGTCCCACCAGCGGGCCGCCGCCGCCCAGAAGAACGGCCTGTTCGAGGCCGAGATCACCCCGGTGGAGATCCCGCAGCGCAAGGGCGAGCCCGTCGTCTTCAGCCAGGACGAGGGCATCCGCGCCGAGACCACGGCCGAGTCCCTGGGCAGGCTGCGCCCGGCGTTCACCAAGGACGGCACCATCACCGCGGGTTCCTCGTCCCAGATCTCCGACGGCGCCGCCGCCGTCGTCGTGATGAGCAAGGCCAAGGCGCAGGAGCTGGGCCTGGACTGGATCGCCGAGATCGGCGCCCACGGCAATGTGGCCGGACCGGACAACTCCCTCCAGTCCCAGCCGTCGAACGCCATCCTGCACGCCCTGAAGAAGGAGGGCCTGGACGTCTCCGACCTCGACCTGATCGAGATCAACGAGGCCTTCGCGGCGGTCGCGGTCCAGTCCATGAAGGACCTCGCGGTGTCCCCGGAAAGGGTGAACGTCAACGGCGGTGCCATCGCCCTGGGCCACCCCATCGGCATGTCCGGCGCCCGGCTCGTCCTGCACCTGGCGCTGGAGCTGAAGCGGCGCGGCGGCGGCGTCGGCGCGGCTGCCCTGTGCGGGGGCGGCGGCCAGGGTGACGCGCTGATCGTGCGGGTACCCAAGGCCTGA
- the meaB gene encoding methylmalonyl Co-A mutase-associated GTPase MeaB, with translation MQDVSTLVAQAREGRPRAVARLISLVEGASPQLREVMAALAPLTGNAYVVGLTGSPGVGKSTSTSALVTAYRRQGRRVGVLAVDPSSPFSGGALLGDRVRMSEHASDPGVYIRSMATRGHLGGLAWAAPQAIRVLDAAGCDVILVETVGVGQSEVEIASQADTSVVLLAPGMGDGIQAAKAGILEIGDVYVVNKADRDGADATARELNHMLGLGESRGPGDWRPPIVKTVAARGEGIEEVVEALEKHRAWMEERGVLAERRRARAAHEVETIAVTALRERIADLHGDRRLSALADRIVTGELDPYRAADELVAGLTA, from the coding sequence ATGCAGGACGTCTCCACACTGGTCGCCCAGGCCAGGGAGGGCCGGCCGCGTGCCGTGGCCCGGCTGATCTCCCTGGTGGAGGGGGCGTCCCCGCAGCTGCGGGAGGTCATGGCGGCCCTGGCACCGCTCACGGGCAACGCCTACGTCGTGGGCCTGACCGGATCACCGGGCGTGGGCAAGTCGACGTCCACCTCCGCCCTGGTGACCGCGTACCGCAGGCAGGGCAGGAGGGTCGGCGTCCTGGCCGTCGACCCCTCGTCCCCCTTCTCCGGGGGCGCCCTGCTCGGCGACCGCGTCCGGATGTCGGAGCACGCCTCCGACCCCGGCGTCTACATCCGCTCCATGGCCACCCGCGGCCATCTGGGGGGCCTCGCCTGGGCGGCCCCGCAGGCCATCCGCGTCCTGGACGCGGCCGGCTGCGACGTGATCCTGGTCGAGACGGTCGGCGTCGGCCAGTCGGAGGTGGAGATCGCCTCCCAGGCGGACACCAGCGTCGTCCTCCTCGCCCCCGGCATGGGCGACGGCATCCAGGCCGCCAAGGCCGGGATCCTGGAGATCGGCGACGTCTACGTCGTCAACAAGGCCGACCGCGACGGCGCCGACGCCACCGCCCGCGAGCTGAACCACATGCTCGGCCTCGGCGAGTCCCGCGGCCCCGGCGACTGGCGGCCCCCCATCGTCAAGACGGTCGCCGCGCGCGGCGAAGGCATCGAAGAGGTCGTGGAAGCCCTGGAGAAACACCGGGCGTGGATGGAGGAGCGGGGCGTCCTCGCCGAGCGCCGCCGCGCCCGGGCCGCCCACGAGGTCGAGACCATCGCCGTCACCGCCCTGCGCGAACGCATCGCCGACCTCCACGGCGACCGCCGCCTCAGCGCCCTGGCCGACCGGATCGTGACGGGGGAGCTGGATCCCTACCGGGCGGCGGACGAGCTGGTGGCGGGGCTGACTGCATAG
- a CDS encoding PepSY domain-containing protein, which translates to MKRNIVIAAVTAAALIGGGTATALAVSGDSEGTAPRAADMKVTGAQAQDDDRDDVDGKDDDRDDGRDDRDDSAASGSAKVTAADAIAAALKHTPGTAVSADYDDQDGDDRGPAAWEVDVLGSGSTWHSVRIDPANGKVLGSHTEREDDTAEVRAALKGSSVTAQEAAKAAAGKGTVTSVDLDDDGRDKGWDVETHAAGKAEQDWTVDLTTGKVTADTADDADDSNDD; encoded by the coding sequence ATGAAGCGCAACATCGTGATCGCCGCCGTCACCGCCGCCGCCCTGATCGGGGGCGGGACCGCCACGGCTCTCGCGGTGTCGGGTGACAGCGAGGGGACCGCGCCGCGGGCCGCGGACATGAAGGTGACGGGCGCCCAGGCCCAGGACGACGACCGGGACGACGTGGACGGGAAGGACGACGACCGCGACGACGGCCGGGACGACCGCGACGACTCGGCCGCCTCGGGCTCCGCGAAGGTCACCGCGGCGGACGCCATCGCCGCCGCGCTGAAGCACACGCCGGGTACGGCCGTCTCCGCCGACTACGACGACCAGGACGGCGACGACCGCGGACCGGCCGCCTGGGAGGTCGACGTGCTCGGCAGCGGCAGCACCTGGCACAGCGTGCGCATCGACCCCGCGAACGGGAAGGTCCTCGGATCGCACACCGAGCGTGAGGACGACACCGCCGAGGTGCGGGCCGCGCTGAAGGGGTCCTCGGTGACGGCCCAGGAGGCCGCGAAGGCCGCCGCGGGCAAGGGCACGGTGACGTCCGTGGACCTGGACGACGACGGCCGGGACAAGGGCTGGGACGTGGAGACGCACGCCGCCGGCAAGGCTGAGCAGGACTGGACGGTCGACCTGACCACCGGGAAGGTCACCGCGGACACGGCTGACGACGCCGACGACTCCAACGACGACTGA
- a CDS encoding response regulator transcription factor codes for MRLLIVEDEKRLALSLAKGLTAEGYAVDVVHDGREGLHQASEGTYDLVILDIMLPGLNGYRVCAALRAAGHEVPILMLTAKDGEYDEAEGLDTGADDYLTKPFSYVVLVARIKALLRRRGQGPGASPVHIHGDLKVDTAARRVFLGEDEITLTAKEFSVLEQLVLRAGEVVSKSQMLEHVWDFAYEGDPNIVEVYISTLRRKLRPALIRTVRGAGYRLDTDR; via the coding sequence ATGCGCCTGTTGATCGTGGAGGACGAGAAGCGGCTGGCCCTGTCGCTCGCCAAGGGACTGACCGCGGAGGGGTACGCCGTGGACGTCGTCCACGACGGCCGTGAAGGCCTGCACCAGGCCTCGGAGGGGACCTACGACCTGGTCATCCTCGACATCATGCTGCCCGGCCTCAACGGCTACCGGGTCTGCGCCGCCCTGCGCGCCGCCGGCCACGAGGTGCCGATCCTGATGCTCACCGCCAAGGACGGCGAGTACGACGAGGCGGAGGGCCTGGACACGGGCGCCGACGACTACCTGACCAAACCGTTCTCCTACGTCGTCCTGGTCGCCCGGATCAAGGCGCTGCTGCGCCGCCGCGGCCAGGGCCCCGGGGCCTCGCCCGTGCACATCCACGGAGACCTGAAGGTCGACACCGCGGCCCGGCGCGTCTTCCTCGGCGAGGACGAGATCACCCTGACCGCCAAGGAGTTCTCCGTCCTGGAGCAGCTCGTGCTGCGGGCCGGAGAGGTGGTGTCCAAGTCCCAGATGCTGGAGCACGTCTGGGACTTCGCCTACGAAGGCGACCCGAACATCGTCGAGGTGTACATCAGCACCCTGCGCCGCAAGCTGCGCCCCGCGCTCATCCGCACGGTCCGGGGCGCCGGTTACCGGCTGGACACGGACCGATGA
- a CDS encoding sensor histidine kinase — MRRLFGSVRARATLAATLVVAVALVAAGAAVLLSLRSNLIGQAATQAERTARSVATDLSIGTTTGKLDLDEDEEPVQVVDDNGTLLAATKDLQHISGTATGAVKPKPAKTPAPGATTPPANPATADDSDDDPDDAQESDGGEDSLDAGEIDDRTTFSNGSASIDKETSDYRFAAVKVETKTQGTLTVYAGAPLSAEQSAVRTALSVMLIGFPLLLAVVAAVTWLVTRRALGPVEGIRGEMAAITASEDLARRVPVPDTHDEVARLARTTNETLAALETSVERQRRFVADASHELRSPIASLRTQLEVGAAHPELLDVEGAVEDTVRLQRLAADLLLLARLDAGERPVADARFDLAALAREEAEGRDGVTVEAPQAARVAGSRGQVARVLANLLDNARRHTRSTVALTVRCEGEWAVAGVADDGDGVPAGDRERIFERFVRLDEARARDDGGAGLGLAIARDVAVRHGGTLTVRDAPAGGALFELRLPLARSGGSGA; from the coding sequence ATGAGACGTCTGTTCGGCTCGGTCCGCGCCCGGGCGACCCTCGCCGCCACGCTCGTCGTCGCCGTGGCGCTGGTCGCCGCCGGGGCCGCCGTCCTGCTGTCCCTGCGGTCGAACCTGATCGGCCAGGCGGCCACCCAGGCCGAGCGCACCGCGCGGTCGGTCGCCACGGACCTGTCCATCGGGACGACGACCGGAAAGCTAGACCTGGACGAGGACGAGGAACCGGTCCAGGTCGTCGACGACAACGGCACGCTCCTGGCGGCCACCAAGGACCTCCAGCACATCAGCGGCACGGCCACCGGCGCCGTGAAGCCGAAGCCCGCGAAGACCCCCGCGCCCGGCGCCACCACGCCCCCCGCTAACCCCGCGACCGCCGACGACAGCGACGACGACCCGGACGACGCCCAGGAGTCCGATGGCGGGGAGGATTCGCTCGACGCCGGCGAGATCGACGACAGGACCACCTTCAGCAACGGCTCGGCGAGCATCGACAAGGAGACCAGCGACTACCGCTTCGCCGCCGTCAAGGTGGAGACCAAGACCCAGGGCACGCTCACCGTCTATGCCGGCGCCCCCCTCTCCGCCGAACAGAGCGCCGTACGCACCGCGCTGAGCGTCATGCTGATCGGCTTCCCGCTGCTGCTCGCGGTCGTCGCGGCGGTGACCTGGCTGGTCACCCGGCGTGCCCTGGGCCCGGTCGAGGGCATCCGCGGCGAGATGGCCGCGATCACCGCCTCCGAGGACCTCGCCCGCCGGGTGCCGGTGCCGGACACCCACGACGAGGTGGCCCGTCTCGCCCGCACCACCAACGAGACGCTGGCCGCGCTGGAGACCTCCGTGGAACGCCAGCGACGTTTCGTCGCCGACGCCTCCCACGAACTGCGCAGCCCCATCGCCTCGCTGCGCACCCAGCTCGAAGTGGGCGCCGCGCACCCGGAGTTGCTGGATGTGGAGGGGGCCGTCGAGGACACCGTACGACTTCAGCGCCTCGCCGCCGATCTGCTGCTGCTCGCCCGGCTGGACGCGGGGGAGCGGCCCGTCGCGGACGCCCGGTTCGACCTCGCCGCCCTGGCCCGCGAGGAGGCCGAGGGACGGGACGGGGTGACGGTGGAGGCACCGCAGGCGGCGCGGGTGGCCGGGTCGCGGGGGCAGGTGGCGCGGGTGCTCGCCAACCTGCTGGACAACGCGCGGCGGCACACCCGGTCCACGGTCGCGCTGACCGTGCGGTGCGAGGGGGAGTGGGCCGTGGCGGGGGTCGCCGACGACGGGGACGGGGTGCCCGCGGGCGACCGGGAGCGGATCTTCGAACGGTTCGTACGGCTCGACGAGGCGCGGGCACGCGACGACGGCGGCGCCGGGCTCGGCCTCGCCATCGCCCGGGACGTCGCCGTACGGCACGGCGGCACGCTCACGGTCCGGGACGCACCGGCAGGCGGGGCTCTGTTCGAACTCCGCCTGCCGCTCGCCCGGTCGGGTGGGAGCGGGGCCTGA
- a CDS encoding MarR family winged helix-turn-helix transcriptional regulator: METETATRWLTDAEQCAWRTHLEVNRLLTYQLEKDLQPFGLTMNDYEILVNLSESEGVRMRMSDLASATLQSKSRLSHQITRMENADLVRRENCESDRRGLYAVLTEHGMETMKKVAPHHVASVRRHFIDLLDPDAMAELDKGLKPIAEHLRSQRGRP, translated from the coding sequence ATGGAGACCGAAACGGCCACCCGCTGGCTGACCGATGCGGAGCAGTGCGCCTGGCGCACCCACCTGGAGGTCAACAGGCTGCTGACGTACCAGCTCGAAAAGGACTTGCAGCCGTTCGGCCTGACAATGAACGACTACGAGATCCTGGTGAACCTCTCCGAGTCGGAGGGCGTACGGATGCGGATGAGCGACCTCGCGTCCGCCACCCTCCAGTCCAAGAGCCGCCTCTCCCACCAGATCACCCGCATGGAGAACGCGGACCTCGTGCGCCGCGAGAACTGCGAGTCGGACCGGCGCGGTCTGTACGCGGTCCTCACCGAGCACGGCATGGAGACGATGAAGAAGGTCGCGCCTCATCATGTGGCGTCTGTGCGGCGGCACTTCATCGACCTGCTGGACCCCGATGCCATGGCGGAACTCGACAAGGGCCTCAAGCCGATCGCGGAACACCTGAGGAGCCAGCGGGGCCGCCCGTGA
- a CDS encoding AIM24 family protein translates to MPHGTPAGPTVFDPMTLPSDDNVNNYTFCVELKGSQWFLQKGKMIAYYGQMDFNGIGHGRLDRLVRTSFHSPLHASDWVVAEGSGKMLLADRAFDVNSYDLEDGNLTIRSGNLLAFQPTLALKQSIVPGFLTLIGSGKFVAASNGPVVFMEPPIRVDPQALVGWADCPSPCHHYDHGYMTGLMGGLRAMTGLGGASGEEHQFEFVGAGTVLLQSSEALMAEQATGAVPQQAGVPGGHGVPPGGSQQPGAPRLPGQLGDLQRRFGL, encoded by the coding sequence ATGCCCCACGGCACCCCGGCCGGTCCGACCGTGTTCGACCCGATGACGCTGCCGTCCGACGACAACGTCAACAACTACACCTTCTGCGTGGAGCTCAAGGGGAGCCAGTGGTTCCTGCAGAAGGGGAAGATGATCGCCTACTACGGCCAGATGGACTTCAACGGCATCGGGCACGGCCGCCTCGACCGTCTGGTCCGCACGTCCTTCCATTCACCTCTGCACGCGAGCGACTGGGTCGTGGCGGAGGGCTCGGGCAAGATGCTCCTCGCCGACCGGGCCTTCGACGTGAACTCGTACGACCTGGAAGACGGCAATCTGACCATTCGCTCCGGCAATCTGCTCGCTTTTCAGCCAACTCTGGCCCTCAAGCAGTCGATCGTGCCGGGTTTTCTGACACTCATCGGAAGCGGAAAGTTCGTGGCCGCCTCCAACGGCCCGGTGGTGTTCATGGAACCGCCGATCCGGGTGGACCCGCAGGCGCTCGTCGGCTGGGCGGACTGCCCCTCGCCGTGCCATCACTACGACCACGGTTACATGACCGGCCTGATGGGCGGCCTACGTGCGATGACGGGCCTCGGCGGAGCCTCCGGCGAGGAGCACCAGTTCGAGTTCGTCGGGGCGGGCACGGTACTGCTCCAGTCCTCCGAAGCTCTCATGGCCGAGCAGGCCACGGGGGCGGTTCCGCAGCAGGCCGGAGTACCCGGCGGGCACGGGGTGCCACCGGGTGGCTCACAGCAGCCGGGCGCACCGCGTCTTCCCGGACAGCTGGGGGACCTCCAGCGTCGCTTCGGGCTGTGA
- a CDS encoding AIM24 family protein, whose product MAFREINSKMVEATVMPGQRLFSQRGAMLAYKGEVSFTPNIQGGQGGITSMIGRRVANEDTPLMTVEGSGTILFGHGGHHVQVINMTGDTLYVEADRLLAFEGTLQQGTMFMGSQGGVMGMVRGQISGQGLFTTTLKGHGSVAVMAHGGVIEVPITPQRPVHVDPQAYVAHHGDVRNKLSTALGWRDMVGRGSGEAFQLELSGHGAVYVQASEEKL is encoded by the coding sequence ATGGCGTTCCGTGAGATCAACTCGAAGATGGTCGAGGCGACGGTGATGCCGGGCCAGCGGCTGTTCAGCCAGCGCGGCGCGATGCTCGCGTACAAGGGCGAGGTGTCGTTCACGCCCAACATCCAGGGCGGCCAGGGCGGGATCACGTCGATGATCGGCCGCCGGGTGGCCAACGAGGACACCCCGCTGATGACCGTCGAGGGCAGCGGCACGATCCTGTTCGGGCACGGCGGCCACCACGTCCAGGTGATCAACATGACGGGCGACACCCTCTACGTGGAGGCGGACCGCCTGCTCGCCTTCGAGGGCACGCTCCAGCAGGGCACCATGTTCATGGGTTCCCAGGGCGGCGTCATGGGCATGGTGCGCGGACAGATCAGCGGTCAGGGCCTGTTCACCACCACGCTCAAGGGCCACGGCTCGGTGGCGGTCATGGCGCACGGCGGCGTCATCGAGGTCCCCATCACTCCGCAGCGCCCGGTCCATGTCGACCCCCAGGCCTACGTCGCCCACCACGGCGACGTCCGCAACAAACTGTCCACCGCGCTGGGCTGGCGGGACATGGTGGGCCGCGGCTCCGGCGAGGCCTTCCAGCTGGAGCTCAGCGGACATGGCGCGGTGTACGTCCAGGCGTCGGAGGAGAAGCTGTGA
- a CDS encoding AIM24 family protein, with amino-acid sequence MFRLQGSKVLAVEMTGDAVKAKNGSMVAYDGQMDFKKLSGGGEGIRGMVTRRITGEQMTLMEVKGHGTCWFADRASEINLVSLQGDKLFVESSNLLATDSGLRTGTSFTGLRGASQGNGLFTTTIEGHGQAAIMSDGPAVVLRVSRQYPLTVDPGAYIAHQGNLSQSFQSGVTFRTFMGEGGGEAFQIRFEGDGLVYVQPSERNTIAGEV; translated from the coding sequence ATGTTCCGACTTCAAGGCAGCAAGGTGCTGGCCGTCGAGATGACCGGGGACGCCGTGAAGGCGAAGAACGGCTCGATGGTCGCGTACGACGGACAGATGGACTTCAAGAAGCTCAGCGGCGGCGGCGAGGGCATCCGCGGGATGGTCACCCGGCGGATCACCGGTGAGCAGATGACGCTGATGGAGGTGAAGGGGCACGGGACGTGCTGGTTCGCCGACCGCGCCTCGGAGATCAACCTCGTGAGCCTCCAGGGGGACAAGCTGTTCGTGGAGTCGAGCAACCTGCTCGCCACGGACTCCGGGCTCCGCACCGGCACGTCGTTCACCGGCCTGCGCGGGGCGTCACAGGGCAACGGTCTGTTCACGACGACGATCGAGGGCCACGGCCAGGCCGCGATCATGTCGGACGGCCCGGCGGTGGTCCTGCGGGTGAGCCGGCAGTACCCCCTCACCGTCGACCCGGGCGCGTACATCGCCCACCAGGGAAACCTGAGCCAGTCCTTCCAGTCCGGTGTGACCTTCCGCACGTTCATGGGCGAGGGCGGCGGCGAGGCCTTCCAGATCCGCTTCGAGGGCGACGGCCTGGTCTACGTCCAGCCGAGCGAGCGGAACACGATCGCGGGGGAGGTCTGA
- a CDS encoding DUF3817 domain-containing protein yields MDLKTASAIRRLRLVSAPEAVSFLLLLVCSVLKRTTDFNAVPVMGMVHGVLFILYVIFWADAWNRTKWSLKTAALYFVLSVLPTGGFFAERKLKREAEDAVIASRARKEGTVSA; encoded by the coding sequence GTGGACCTCAAGACAGCCTCCGCCATCCGTCGTCTCCGTCTCGTCTCGGCGCCCGAGGCGGTTTCCTTCCTGCTCCTGCTGGTCTGCTCGGTGCTGAAGCGGACCACGGACTTCAATGCGGTGCCCGTGATGGGGATGGTCCACGGCGTCCTCTTCATCCTGTACGTGATCTTCTGGGCCGACGCCTGGAACCGTACGAAGTGGTCCCTGAAGACCGCGGCCCTCTACTTCGTGCTCTCGGTGCTGCCCACCGGCGGGTTCTTCGCGGAGCGCAAGCTCAAGCGGGAGGCCGAGGACGCGGTCATCGCCTCTCGGGCCCGCAAGGAAGGGACCGTGAGCGCGTGA
- a CDS encoding MTH1187 family thiamine-binding protein, with protein MIVAFSVTPLGVGEDVGEYVADAVRIVRESGLPNRTDAMFTSIEGEWDEVMDVVRRAVAAVEARAPRVSLVLKADIRPGVTDGLTSKVETVERHLAQ; from the coding sequence GTGATCGTCGCCTTCTCCGTGACGCCGCTGGGCGTGGGCGAGGACGTGGGGGAGTACGTCGCCGACGCCGTCCGGATCGTGCGTGAGTCCGGTCTGCCGAACCGCACCGACGCGATGTTCACCTCGATCGAGGGCGAGTGGGACGAGGTCATGGACGTCGTCAGGCGTGCCGTCGCCGCCGTGGAGGCGCGGGCGCCGCGTGTCTCGCTGGTCCTGAAGGCGGACATCCGTCCCGGAGTGACCGATGGGCTCACCTCGAAGGTGGAGACGGTGGAGCGGCATCTCGCGCAGTAG
- a CDS encoding SRPBCC family protein has product MGLYIEAHIRADLDDLWARTQDPSQHQRWDLRFTEISYLPRAEGEPQRFRYATRVLPGLTVAGTGVSAGERERPDGTRTSALRFACPHPLSLLAEGSGYWRYVPDGDGVRFLTGYDYRPRWGAFGAPVDRLLFRPLMGWATAWSFDRLRLWLEQGISPERARLNWLMELLVRALVLTVCGVGLATESVLPAFGPLAASVAFLWPLLLAAVCCLALLAPPLPRTPAARRCLRQPPTPVSAPRLLRTLETPR; this is encoded by the coding sequence ATGGGTCTCTACATCGAGGCACACATCCGTGCCGATCTCGACGACCTCTGGGCCCGGACGCAGGATCCGTCCCAGCACCAGCGCTGGGACCTCCGATTCACCGAGATCTCCTACCTTCCGCGCGCGGAGGGCGAGCCGCAGCGCTTCCGGTACGCCACCCGCGTCCTGCCCGGCCTCACGGTCGCCGGCACCGGGGTCTCCGCGGGTGAACGGGAGCGCCCCGACGGCACCCGCACCTCGGCCCTGCGCTTCGCCTGCCCGCACCCGCTCTCCCTGCTGGCCGAGGGCAGCGGCTACTGGCGCTACGTCCCCGACGGCGACGGTGTCCGCTTCCTCACCGGCTACGACTACCGCCCCCGCTGGGGCGCCTTCGGCGCGCCGGTCGACCGCCTGCTCTTCCGCCCCCTCATGGGATGGGCCACGGCCTGGTCCTTCGACCGCCTGCGCCTCTGGCTGGAGCAGGGCATCAGCCCCGAGCGGGCCCGCCTGAACTGGCTCATGGAACTGCTGGTCCGGGCCCTGGTCCTCACCGTGTGCGGAGTCGGACTGGCCACGGAGTCGGTCCTCCCCGCCTTCGGCCCGCTCGCCGCGTCGGTGGCGTTCCTCTGGCCGCTCCTCCTGGCGGCCGTGTGCTGCCTGGCCCTCCTCGCGCCGCCGCTGCCCCGTACCCCGGCCGCCCGCCGCTGCCTGCGCCAGCCGCCCACCCCCGTCAGCGCGCCCCGCCTGCTGCGCACCCTGGAGACCCCGCGATGA
- a CDS encoding DUF4166 domain-containing protein translates to MTSIFRTVMGADFDRLHPQLQRRFSVGLASGEACTGRGVMDRVWHGPAFVKPFLALGTTRNILVPRAGRHVPFTIENVPYTDTHGRETVTFVRTFHLPGRPRRFDAQMVLSPKGDRVLDYLGTHQHLASDLHLRAEPDGSLLIRSGEHRFREGPVDVRVPDLIGADAEVRESYDDTTGRFHIKVRVVNKYVGPLFGYEGSFEATYTDIATCGVRPGLRPVREESRA, encoded by the coding sequence ATGACCTCGATCTTCCGTACCGTCATGGGCGCCGACTTCGACCGTCTCCACCCCCAGTTGCAGCGCCGTTTCTCCGTGGGCCTGGCGAGCGGTGAGGCCTGCACGGGCCGGGGGGTGATGGACCGCGTCTGGCACGGCCCCGCGTTCGTCAAGCCGTTCCTGGCGCTCGGCACGACCCGGAACATCCTGGTCCCGAGAGCCGGCCGGCACGTCCCCTTCACCATCGAGAACGTCCCGTACACGGACACCCACGGCCGTGAGACGGTGACTTTCGTGCGCACCTTCCACCTCCCCGGCCGCCCCCGCCGCTTCGACGCCCAGATGGTGCTGAGCCCCAAGGGCGACCGCGTCCTCGACTACCTCGGCACCCACCAGCACCTCGCCAGCGACCTCCACCTGCGCGCCGAGCCCGACGGCTCGCTGCTCATCCGCTCCGGCGAACACCGCTTCCGGGAGGGACCGGTGGACGTCCGCGTCCCCGACCTGATCGGCGCCGACGCGGAGGTCCGGGAGTCCTACGACGACACGACCGGCCGTTTCCACATCAAGGTGCGCGTGGTCAACAAGTACGTCGGCCCGCTCTTCGGCTACGAGGGCTCGTTCGAGGCGACGTACACCGACATCGCGACCTGCGGCGTACGCCCCGGCCTGCGACCGGTGCGCGAGGAGTCCCGCGCGTGA